The Hemicordylus capensis ecotype Gifberg chromosome 6, rHemCap1.1.pri, whole genome shotgun sequence genome window below encodes:
- the LOC128330148 gene encoding uncharacterized protein LOC128330148, translating into MPPKKASGAAGRKRRRLEAEEAQKSSRILESFFARPGTSSSTPPPTELPAQVEEEVQPDEGGSSAHPSQVEEGVQPDEEAKAATESVDVTGGEAGGDVGSTDESETEPKEEEDTMCSELDADQEPLTVRSEVIERHDIGLLQFDKATGRPIIPDMLREEMIRLGAKYFQNSEGPFLPTKNRAMNKTWFRKRLGGGCGEEVDRPWMLYSPSKRSAFCFCCLLFSRSEHQSTLEQESGFKNWKKPERIPVHENAKNHLECFAQWIEMERNIAGNRGLIDAELRSQIEKGKQRWREILTRILNCIKYLATQNLPLRGHRESLQLYDTNVGNFLGLVKLMATCDPVMKEHLTHVESHPGSTSYLSPAVQNEFIHLMASTVRKSIPGGICKAKYYGLMFDSTPDLAHREQMSQVVRYVEIDYESHTVRVRESFLGFIELSRKDAESLTKDILEKLEKDGMELQDCRSQCYDNAAVMAGHRSGVAQRIREQNKLAVFVNCDNHSLNLVGVHAAKEDVEMESFFGTIDSLYAFFSRSTQRWQRLRDAVPVSLKSESETRWSSRTEAVKPVNNHLERILEVLLDMRDDADETVESRSDAKHLRIHLLSYEFLTLLGFWNKILA; encoded by the coding sequence ATGCCACCGAAGAAGGCAAGTGGAGCTGCAGGACGGAAGAGGCGGAggctggaggcagaggaagcccaGAAGTCGAGCAGGATCCTTGAGTCATTCTTTGCAAGGCCCGGGACAAGTAGCTCCACACCACCTCCCACAGAGTTgccagcacaagtggaggaggaagtccagccagatgaaggtggatcaagtgcacatccgtcacaagtggaggagggagtCCAGCCAGATGAGGAGGCCAAGGCTGCCACAGAGAGTGTGGACGTGACAGGAGGGGAAGCCGGTGGTGATGTCGGGTCTACTGATGAGAGTGAGACTgaacccaaggaggaggaggacactatGTGCAGTGAACTGGATGCTGACCAAGAGCCTCTAACTGTTAGGTCGGAAGTGATTGAGCGGCATGACATCGGACTTCTGCAGTTTGACAAGGCAACTGGAAGACCGATTATCCCTGACATGCTTAGAGAAGAAATGATAAGGCTGGGTGCTAAGTATTTCCAGAACTCTGAGGGGCCTTTCCTACCAACTAAAAACCGTGCGATGAACAAGACTTGGTTCAGGAAGAGATTGGGAGGTGGCTGTGGTGAGGAGGTGGATCGCCCATGGATGCTCTATTCCCCTTCTAAGAGGTCggcattttgcttctgctgtcttctctTTTCCCGATCAGAGCATCAGTCCACATTGGAGCAGGAAAGTGGATTCAAAAATTGGAAAAAACCTGAAAGGATTCCTGTTCATGAGAATGCCAAGAATCATCTGGAGTGCTTCGCACAGTGGATAGAAATGGAAAGAAATATAGCTGGAAACAGAGGACTCATTGATGCGGAACTTCGGTCACAGATTGAGAAGGGGAAGCAGAGGTGGCGCGAAATCTTGACAAGAATCCTTAACTGCATCAAATACCTTGCAACTCAGAACCTGCCTTTGCGAGGACATAGGGAGTCACTTCAGCTATATGACACCAATGTAGGAAATTTCCTTGGCTTAGTAAAACTAATGGCTACTTGTGACCCAGTCATGAAAGAACACCTGACCCATGTGGAAAGTCATCCTGGATCCACCTCTTATCTCTCACCGGCAGTCCAGAATGAATTCATCCATCTGATGGCATCCACTGTTCGCAAGAGTATACCGGGAGGCATTTGCAAAGCAAAATACTATGGCCTCATGTTCGACTCGACTCCTGACCTGGCACACCGTGAGCAGATGTCACAAGTAGTTCGATATGTAGAAATTGATTATGAGAGTCATACAGTCCGTGTGAGAGAGTCCTTCCTTGGTTTTATCGAGCTAAGCCGGAAGGATGCTGAGAGCTTGACTAAAGACATTTTGGAAAAGTTAGAGAAGGACGGAATGGAGCTGCAAGATTGTCGGTCACAGTGCTATGACAATGCTGCTGTGATGGCTGGACACAGAAGTGGTGTTGCTCAACGGATACGTGAGCAAAACAAGCTGGCAGTGTTTGTGAATTGCGACAATCATTCACTCAACTTGGTGGGTGTGCATGCAGCCAAAGAGGATGTGGAGATGGAGTCATTTTTTGGAACCATTGATTCCCTCTACGCTTTTTTTTCTCGCTCAACACAGCGCTGGCAAAGACTCAGAGACGCCGTGCCTGTATCTCTTAAGTCGGAGTCTGAAACCAGGTGGAGTTCAAGGACGGAAGCAGTGAAGCCAGTCAACAACCACCTGGAGAGGATACTTGAAGTTCTTCTGGACATGAGAGACGATGCAGATGAGACCGTTGAAAGCAGAAGTGATGCAAAGCACCTGCGCATCCACTTGTTGAGTTATGAATTTCTGACTCTACTGGGTTTTTGGAATAAGATCCTCGCTTGA